A single genomic interval of Phocoenobacter uteri harbors:
- the murI gene encoding glutamate racemase gives MKPTILIYDSGMGGLTIYDEIRKKIPNAYYIYCFDNAYFPYSEKSESELVARAEHIVQKIIKKHPLDLVVVACNTASTVVLPTLRKKFDIEVVGTVPAIKPAAQISQTKTIGLLATKGTVNRRYVQELIDSYAKECVVEKIGSTTLVELAEQKMQTNTVDSEKLQEIIATWQSNPKLDTVILGCTHFPVVKKELQQLLPQVKNFIDSGKAIANRVEFLLKTKKIAEKSSFDNIAYCTKVTKNIKDQENIMIKNGLKRLDFI, from the coding sequence ATGAAACCAACAATCCTTATTTACGATTCAGGAATGGGAGGATTAACCATCTATGATGAAATCCGCAAGAAAATTCCAAATGCCTACTATATATATTGTTTTGATAATGCTTATTTTCCTTATTCAGAAAAATCGGAAAGCGAGCTTGTAGCAAGAGCAGAACATATTGTGCAAAAAATTATAAAAAAACACCCGCTTGATCTTGTCGTTGTCGCTTGTAATACCGCAAGTACTGTTGTATTGCCTACATTAAGAAAAAAATTTGATATAGAAGTAGTAGGAACAGTTCCAGCTATAAAACCTGCTGCACAGATCTCACAGACGAAAACAATAGGATTATTAGCAACAAAAGGAACAGTGAATCGTCGTTATGTTCAAGAGCTAATAGATAGCTATGCCAAAGAGTGTGTTGTCGAGAAAATAGGATCTACTACATTAGTAGAATTGGCTGAACAAAAAATGCAAACAAATACGGTCGATAGTGAAAAATTACAAGAAATTATTGCAACGTGGCAATCTAATCCAAAATTAGATACTGTTATTTTAGGTTGTACCCACTTTCCAGTAGTCAAAAAAGAGCTACAACAATTGCTCCCACAGGTAAAAAACTTTATTGATTCAGGAAAAGCGATAGCAAATAGAGTGGAATTCTTATTAAAAACAAAAAAAATAGCTGAAAAATCCTCTTTTGATAACATTGCTTACTGCACCAAAGTCACAAAAAACATAAAAGACCAAGAAAATATAATGATCAAAAATGGATTGAAGCGGTTAGATTTTATCTAA
- a CDS encoding DUF2829 domain-containing protein encodes MKFEEILPRLKQGEKFVRQGWGGLEEYIVLKDTKTLDGQKFTPYFVISVKGEGYSMFQPTVCDILATDWIEVK; translated from the coding sequence ATGAAATTTGAAGAAATCCTTCCAAGATTAAAACAGGGCGAGAAATTTGTGAGACAAGGCTGGGGCGGTTTAGAGGAATATATTGTATTAAAAGATACCAAAACCCTCGATGGACAAAAATTTACCCCCTATTTTGTGATTTCGGTAAAAGGCGAAGGTTATTCAATGTTTCAACCAACAGTATGCGATATTTTAGCGACGGATTGGATTGAAGTGAAATGA
- a CDS encoding 3-oxoacyl-ACP reductase — MTIKVGVQHCVNKTPTVIITGASSGIGKAQAVAFLNHGAFVIVIDKAPISIEHQNILKITADISQKAEVDKLFEIVAEKFSQIDVLCNTAGILDEFKNIENTDIELWDKVINTNVRSMFLITKAFIPLLLKAPSSRIINMASIAGLTTAGGGIAYTVSKHAVIGFTKQLAYEYQGKNIRINGIAPGAIRTKMTEPDFAQEAELARWVQNETPIKRWAEPAEVANLTLFLASDQADYMHGTILTMDGGWTIKG, encoded by the coding sequence ATGACGATAAAAGTTGGTGTTCAACACTGTGTAAATAAAACGCCGACCGTGATTATCACGGGGGCAAGCTCGGGTATTGGAAAGGCACAAGCGGTCGCGTTTTTAAATCACGGTGCTTTTGTTATCGTCATAGATAAAGCACCTATTTCCATAGAACATCAAAATATCCTTAAAATTACCGCTGATATTTCTCAAAAAGCAGAAGTAGATAAGCTGTTTGAGATTGTTGCTGAGAAATTTTCTCAAATAGATGTACTTTGCAATACGGCTGGGATATTAGATGAGTTTAAAAATATAGAAAATACCGATATAGAATTATGGGATAAGGTTATTAACACTAATGTTCGTTCTATGTTTCTTATCACAAAAGCATTTATCCCTCTTTTATTAAAAGCCCCTTCTTCACGTATTATCAATATGGCGTCTATTGCAGGGCTAACCACAGCAGGTGGGGGAATTGCTTATACGGTATCCAAACACGCGGTTATCGGTTTTACAAAACAGCTAGCCTATGAATATCAAGGCAAAAATATCAGAATCAATGGCATTGCACCTGGTGCAATTAGAACAAAAATGACGGAGCCTGATTTTGCCCAAGAGGCAGAATTAGCTCGTTGGGTTCAAAATGAAACCCCCATTAAAAGATGGGCTGAACCAGCAGAAGTTGCCAATCTCACACTTTTTTTAGCCAGTGATCAGGCTGATTATATGCACGGTACAATTTTAACAATGGACGGTGGCTGGACAATAAAAGGATAA
- the dcuC gene encoding C4-dicarboxylate transporter DcuC: protein MLEILIALAVTSVVAYFVLKGYKAQAILIFGGILLMLASMLLGKGLPLPESKSTGSHLLDIFHFIKITFSSQSAGLGLKIMAIAGFAFYMHEIGASASLVRVLTKPLEKVSHMPYFFMALCFFVGEFLSIFITSASGLGVLLMVTLYPLMRGVGLSPLTACAPIATAVAVEMGPAQGNVNFAAELIGIDVVEYVVNYQVLVAVASLVVIAFLHIVVQKYFDKAEGYQHTGNIEDVRVDAKTQQDLEKAPTIYAILPIIPLVLIFMFNKLTISSITMDVTTAMLVSVVIALVFEYFTLGNAKKVIDSIQIFFDGMGKQFANVVTFIVAGQTFAQGLTTIGVIDIIIKSAETAGFGAIAMTIVMVLIIMITSVLMGSGNAAFFSFANLVPEIASKMGIAPVMMLLPMQFVAGLSRNISPIAPNMVAIAGVANVSPFALAKRTAIPMLGGIIISTLVSIMTF, encoded by the coding sequence ATGTTAGAAATTCTTATTGCATTAGCAGTAACTTCGGTGGTTGCTTACTTTGTACTCAAAGGCTACAAAGCCCAAGCAATCTTAATTTTTGGTGGTATCCTTTTAATGCTTGCCTCAATGTTACTGGGAAAAGGGTTACCCCTTCCGGAAAGTAAATCCACAGGCTCGCATTTATTAGATATTTTCCACTTCATCAAAATTACCTTCTCTTCTCAAAGTGCCGGACTCGGCTTAAAAATTATGGCAATCGCAGGGTTTGCTTTCTATATGCACGAAATCGGTGCCTCTGCCTCATTGGTGCGAGTATTAACTAAACCGCTAGAAAAAGTTAGCCATATGCCGTATTTCTTTATGGCGTTATGTTTCTTTGTCGGCGAGTTTTTATCTATCTTTATTACCAGTGCCTCAGGGTTAGGGGTGCTTTTAATGGTAACGCTCTATCCCTTAATGCGTGGCGTAGGATTAAGCCCACTTACCGCTTGTGCACCCATTGCGACTGCGGTTGCCGTAGAAATGGGACCAGCACAGGGGAATGTGAACTTTGCCGCAGAATTGATCGGCATTGATGTGGTGGAATATGTGGTTAATTATCAAGTATTAGTCGCTGTGGCGTCATTGGTTGTGATCGCATTTTTACATATTGTGGTACAAAAATATTTTGATAAAGCAGAAGGCTATCAACATACTGGTAATATTGAAGATGTGCGAGTTGATGCAAAAACTCAACAAGATTTAGAAAAAGCACCGACCATTTATGCTATTTTACCGATCATTCCATTAGTGCTTATTTTTATGTTTAATAAGCTCACTATTAGTAGCATAACAATGGACGTAACCACCGCAATGCTGGTTTCTGTTGTGATTGCATTAGTTTTTGAATATTTCACATTAGGCAACGCCAAAAAAGTGATCGATTCTATCCAAATTTTCTTTGATGGAATGGGCAAACAATTTGCAAACGTAGTGACTTTCATTGTGGCAGGTCAAACCTTTGCACAGGGCTTAACGACGATTGGCGTAATTGACATTATTATTAAAAGTGCGGAAACCGCAGGTTTTGGGGCTATCGCAATGACCATTGTGATGGTGTTAATTATTATGATTACCTCTGTGTTAATGGGATCAGGCAACGCCGCATTCTTCTCATTTGCAAATTTAGTTCCAGAAATAGCCTCTAAAATGGGCATTGCACCAGTAATGATGTTACTCCCAATGCAATTTGTGGCAGGATTAAGCCGTAACATCTCGCCAATTGCACCAAATATGGTGGCAATCGCAGGGGTCGCGAATGTATCGCCATTCGCTCTTGCAAAACGTACCGCAATCCCAATGCTCGGCGGTATCATTATTTCAACTCTCGTGAGTATTATGACTTTCTAG